A window of Castanea sativa cultivar Marrone di Chiusa Pesio chromosome 1, ASM4071231v1 contains these coding sequences:
- the LOC142623992 gene encoding uncharacterized protein LOC142623992 — translation MAEMLLKAQKYMNAEDALAAIVDEERLKKEGRKEDKRRGQKRERPSRRGGDIDKRRDEKAPRLTEDCRDLKGQIEELIQKGKLQKYVKKGESGRFREVDKSQRESSSKNEIRPSQPQQDVIGEISTIAGGPFMGGSYKSLKKACQRQVNSVHMEPLLKQRRTNQDIFFSEEDARGVRQPHNDPLVITLTIEGFNTKRILVDNGSSADIMYLPAFQQLNLNPGRLRPFDSPLVSFSGDRVYPKGIMTLKVIIGAYPKQQTRQLNFLVVDCPSSYNVIIRRPTLNRWKAATSTYCLKIKFPTEVGVGEVKGDQVLARECY, via the exons ATGGCGGAGATGCTACTGAAAgcccaaaagtacatgaatgctgaggacgcatTGGCAGCCATCGTAGACGAAGAAAGGCtgaagaaggaaggaaggaaggaagacaaacgcaggggacaaaagagggaACGCCCAAGCCGTCGAGGAGGTGACATTGACAAACGAAGGGACGAGAAAGCTCCACGACTG ACGGAGGATTGCCGAGACTTGAAAGGACAGATAGAAGAGTTGATACAAAAAGGAAAGCTTCAGAAGTATGTAAAAAAGGGGGAATCTGGCAGGTTCAGGGAGGTCGACAAGAGCCAACGCGAATCCTCGTCCAAGAATGAGATTCGCCCGTCCCAACCACAACAGGatgtgatcggggagataagcacAATCGCAGGGGGGCCATTCATGGGGGGATCATACAAGTCACTCAAGAAAGCATGTCAGAGGcaagtaaacagtgtccatATGGAACCCCTATTGAAGCAAAGACGGACAAACCAGGATATATTCTTCAGCGAAGAGGATGCTCGGGGAGTAAGGCAGCCCCATAACGACCCCTTGGTTATAAcactcacaattgaagggtTTAACACTAAGAGGATTCTCGTCGACAACGGCAGCTCCGCAGACATCATGTACTTACCGGCTTTCCAACAGTTAAATCTAAATCCTGGTAGATTGCGCCCATTCGAttcccccctcgtcagctttagcggAGACAGAGTATACCCCAAGGGCATTATGACGCTAAAAGTCATAATAGGCGCCTACCCGAAGCAGCAGACCCGTCAGCTGAACTTCTTGGTGGTAGATTGCCCCTCTTCATATAATGTGATCATTAGGAGACCCACGCTCAACAGGTGGAAAGCAGCCACGTCCACCTATtgcctaaagataaaattcccaacCGAAGTCGGAGTCGGcgaggtaaaaggagaccaagttttagccagagaatgctactag